A single genomic interval of Gemmatimonas aurantiaca harbors:
- the rho gene encoding transcription termination factor Rho has protein sequence MYRDPQPIGYEASMERVFGERTESQNRYDRAFDRTDGPERQDQRPEGRQEARPERPFQNDRRDRGRRRGRGGRNDRGGNQDRGFSGERQNERPRERFGERPAGEQQGGNRPDRFEAQDRGGFRRNGRRGRNRFRRGDEGGANVGTEGTALPAPGAPSAPIGVEGTMSGWFDPSRDGGFLRRAVNSYLPDPTDPFVPPALVRLHQLRRGDRLDVTYGRDHRGRYLVVEVQTLNDGSPVVLEKRPDFNTLIASYPDRKLTLETGRPAKTGPELTRRAIDLIAPIGYGQRALIVAPARAGKTTLLQAIVEGVAINHPQAVLLILLVDERPEEVSEMITWGYGEVVASSFDMPPKRHVEVAEMTLERARRLVEQGKDVVIVLDSITRLARAHNTVDRGTGRTMSGGLDATAMQKPKAFFGSARMIAEQHGGGSLTIIATALVETGSRMDDVIFEEFKGTGNCEIKLDRSLADRRIFPAFDIATSGTRREEKLYRPDQLEKVHLLRRGLHQLPPQAGMEWLIKRIAATTNNDSLLDGL, from the coding sequence GTGTATCGCGACCCCCAGCCAATCGGCTACGAAGCCTCGATGGAGCGGGTTTTCGGAGAGCGCACGGAGAGCCAGAATCGGTACGACCGTGCCTTCGATCGCACCGACGGCCCCGAGCGGCAGGACCAGCGGCCGGAGGGCCGTCAGGAGGCTCGCCCGGAGCGTCCCTTCCAGAACGACCGGCGTGATCGCGGCCGCCGCCGTGGACGCGGTGGCCGCAATGATCGTGGCGGCAATCAGGATCGTGGTTTCAGTGGGGAGCGCCAGAACGAGCGGCCGCGAGAGCGTTTTGGCGAGCGGCCGGCTGGTGAACAGCAGGGCGGCAACCGGCCCGACCGCTTCGAGGCACAGGACCGTGGCGGCTTCCGCCGCAATGGTCGACGCGGCCGGAACCGGTTCCGGCGTGGTGATGAAGGCGGCGCCAATGTGGGCACCGAAGGCACGGCCCTGCCGGCCCCGGGCGCACCGTCGGCACCCATCGGCGTGGAAGGCACGATGTCGGGGTGGTTCGACCCGTCGCGTGATGGCGGCTTCCTGCGCCGCGCGGTGAACAGCTACCTGCCCGATCCCACCGACCCCTTCGTTCCGCCGGCGCTCGTGCGGCTGCACCAGCTCCGGCGTGGCGACCGCCTCGATGTCACCTATGGTCGCGATCATCGCGGCCGCTATCTGGTGGTCGAAGTGCAGACGCTCAACGACGGATCGCCCGTCGTGCTGGAGAAGCGTCCCGACTTCAACACGCTCATCGCGAGCTATCCCGACCGGAAGCTCACGCTGGAAACGGGTCGTCCGGCCAAGACCGGCCCCGAACTCACGCGTCGGGCCATCGATCTGATCGCTCCCATCGGGTACGGTCAGCGCGCGCTGATCGTCGCGCCGGCCCGCGCCGGCAAGACCACGCTGCTGCAGGCCATCGTCGAAGGGGTGGCCATCAATCATCCACAGGCCGTGCTGCTCATCCTCCTCGTCGACGAACGACCGGAGGAGGTCAGCGAAATGATCACGTGGGGTTATGGCGAGGTCGTGGCATCGAGCTTCGACATGCCACCCAAGCGTCACGTGGAAGTGGCCGAGATGACGCTCGAACGCGCGCGTCGCCTCGTGGAGCAGGGCAAGGATGTGGTGATCGTGCTCGACTCGATCACCCGTCTCGCCCGCGCGCACAACACGGTCGACCGGGGCACAGGCCGCACGATGTCGGGTGGCCTCGATGCCACGGCCATGCAGAAGCCCAAGGCGTTCTTCGGCTCGGCGCGCATGATCGCCGAGCAGCACGGCGGCGGTTCGCTCACCATCATCGCCACCGCGCTCGTGGAAACGGGCTCGCGCATGGACGACGTGATCTTCGAGGAGTTCAAGGGCACCGGCAACTGCGAAATCAAGCTCGATCGCTCGCTGGCCGACCGGCGCATCTTCCCGGCGTTCGACATCGCCACCAGCGGGACGCGTCGCGAAGAAAAACTCTATCGCCCGGATCAGCTCGAGAAGGTGCACCTGCTGCGGCGTGGCCTGCACCAGCTGCCTCCGCAGGCGGGCATGGAGTGGCTCATCAAACGCATCGCGGCCACGACGAACAACGATTCGTTGCTGGACGGGTTGTAA